A genomic window from Pseudonocardia broussonetiae includes:
- a CDS encoding DUF6328 family protein, with translation MGGTGSATERLNRNWDDLLQELRVAQTGVQLLTGLLLTVPFQARFDALVAHQRVVFLVAISLSATATALLIAPVVLHRVLFRRNARRPLVRSGQRFAVAGLIVLGLAVVTVIDLIFEVVAGPLAGIAAAAVAAVVFLTLWVLVPLTVRERNAADGDRIEDDEDDEDGDGDGARDGAGPHRAGSKAAVPTA, from the coding sequence ATGGGTGGCACGGGCAGCGCTACGGAGCGCCTGAACCGCAACTGGGACGACCTCCTCCAGGAGCTCCGGGTCGCGCAGACCGGGGTGCAGCTGCTCACCGGGCTGCTGCTCACGGTGCCGTTCCAGGCCCGGTTCGACGCGCTGGTGGCCCACCAGCGCGTCGTGTTCCTGGTGGCGATCAGCCTGTCGGCCACGGCGACGGCGCTGCTCATCGCGCCGGTCGTCCTGCACCGCGTGCTGTTCCGGCGCAACGCGCGGCGGCCGCTCGTCCGCTCCGGTCAGCGGTTCGCCGTGGCCGGGCTCATCGTGCTCGGGCTGGCCGTCGTCACGGTCATCGACCTGATCTTCGAGGTGGTGGCCGGGCCGCTGGCCGGGATCGCCGCCGCCGCCGTCGCCGCCGTCGTGTTCCTGACGCTGTGGGTGCTCGTGCCGCTCACGGTGCGGGAGCGGAACGCCGCCGACGGCGACCGCATCGAGGACGACGAGGACGACGAGGACGGAGACGGCGACGGGGCCCGCGACGGGGCCGGGCCGCACCGGGCCGGGTCGAAGGCCGCGGTGCCGACGGCCTGA
- the mftA gene encoding mycofactocin precursor MftA (Mycofactocin is a small molecule electron carrier derived from the final two amino acids, Val-Tyr, of MftA, the mycofactocin precursor. It plays a role in redox homeostasis and the metabolism of alcohols and aldehydes in Actinobacteria, including Mycobacterium tuberculosis.), whose translation MAPAPDAQSAPEEPVVEETLVEEVSIDGMCGVY comes from the coding sequence ATGGCCCCCGCACCCGACGCCCAGTCCGCCCCCGAGGAGCCCGTGGTCGAGGAGACCCTCGTCGAAGAGGTCTCGATCGACGGCATGTGCGGTGTCTACTAG
- the mdo gene encoding NDMA-dependent methanol dehydrogenase (This methanol dehydrogenase is considered a nicotinoprotein, since its NADP cofactor remains is not dissociable, but instead remains permanently bound. A member of this family has been shown to act as a formaldehyde dismutase, able to convert two molecules of formaldehyde (plus one water molecule) into one of methanol and one of formate, with no net change in its redox state. More recently, it was shown in Mycobacterium smegmatis that this enzyme is critical to ethanol utilization, for which the biosynthesis of the cofactor-like electron carrier mycofactocin is also required.), with the protein MQVEEMLPQFPIKEFHPFPRALMGPGAHELIGPEALKLGFKKTLVMTSGLRGSDIVHKIVESMKYHGLEVVVYDKVESNPKDYNVMDAVGLYQQNNCDSFVSIGGGSSHDACKGARVSVAHDGRNVNEFEGFNKSENPKNPPHIAVSTTAGTGSETSWAYVITDTTTDPDNPHKYVAFDDSSVTTLAIDDPVLYYSCPVDYTAQCGFDVLAHASEPYVSRINFDPSLGNALHAIKLTARSLREAVWNPQSYAGREGMMNAQYIAAQAFNSGGLGIIHSISHAVSAFYDTHHGLNNAVALPRVWAFNMPVHYKRFADIASAMGVDTHGMTDVQAAEAALAASIRLLRDVGIPERFVDVKQDSYSKNRLGQGPTKFYENESIIKGDAADVDRITNHVLGDACTPGNPKECTFETVRPVVDHCMNGDLDDLLT; encoded by the coding sequence ATGCAGGTCGAAGAGATGCTCCCGCAGTTCCCGATCAAGGAGTTCCACCCGTTCCCGCGGGCGCTCATGGGTCCGGGGGCGCACGAGCTGATCGGTCCGGAGGCCCTCAAGCTGGGCTTCAAGAAGACGCTGGTGATGACGTCGGGCCTGCGCGGCTCCGACATCGTCCACAAGATCGTCGAGTCGATGAAGTACCACGGCCTCGAGGTCGTCGTGTACGACAAGGTCGAGTCGAACCCCAAGGACTACAACGTCATGGACGCTGTGGGCCTCTACCAGCAGAACAACTGCGACAGCTTCGTCTCCATCGGCGGCGGCTCATCGCACGACGCCTGCAAGGGCGCGCGCGTCTCGGTCGCGCACGACGGCCGCAACGTCAACGAGTTCGAGGGCTTCAACAAGTCCGAGAACCCGAAGAACCCGCCGCACATCGCGGTGTCGACCACGGCCGGCACCGGTTCCGAGACCTCGTGGGCCTACGTCATCACCGACACCACGACGGACCCGGACAACCCCCACAAGTACGTGGCGTTCGACGACTCCTCGGTCACGACGCTGGCGATCGACGACCCGGTGCTCTACTACTCCTGCCCGGTCGACTACACCGCGCAGTGCGGGTTCGACGTGCTCGCGCACGCCTCGGAGCCCTACGTCTCGCGCATCAACTTCGACCCGTCGCTGGGCAACGCGCTGCACGCCATCAAGCTCACCGCGCGCAGCCTGCGCGAGGCCGTGTGGAACCCGCAGTCCTACGCGGGCCGCGAGGGCATGATGAACGCGCAGTACATCGCGGCGCAGGCGTTCAACTCCGGTGGCCTGGGCATCATCCACTCGATCAGCCACGCGGTGTCGGCGTTCTACGACACCCACCACGGCCTCAACAACGCCGTCGCGCTCCCGCGCGTGTGGGCGTTCAACATGCCGGTGCACTACAAGCGCTTCGCCGACATCGCCTCGGCCATGGGCGTCGACACCCACGGCATGACCGACGTCCAGGCCGCCGAGGCCGCGCTCGCCGCGTCCATCCGGCTGCTGCGCGACGTGGGCATCCCGGAGCGCTTCGTCGACGTCAAGCAGGACTCGTACTCCAAGAACCGGCTGGGCCAGGGCCCGACGAAGTTCTACGAGAACGAGTCGATCATCAAGGGTGACGCGGCGGACGTCGACCGCATCACCAACCACGTCCTCGGCGACGCCTGCACCCCGGGCAACCCCAAGGAGTGCACCTTCGAGACGGTGCGCCCCGTGGTCGACCACTGCATGAACGGCGACCTGGACGACCTGCTCACCTGA
- the mftB gene encoding mycofactocin biosynthesis chaperone MftB (MftB, a small protein, is a peptide chaperone that assists the radical SAM enzyme MftC in performing two modifications to the C-terminal Val-Tyr dipeptide of the mycofactocin precursor peptide, MftA. MftB's role is analogous to the role of PqqD in the biosynthesis of PQQ, a cofactor that derives entirely from a Tyr and a Glu in the precursor PqqA.) yields the protein MAAASDAGSAQAADPAFDPSQPFRCSPSVALRPEPFGALVYHFGTRKLSFLKTLPLVEVVRGLEHHPDVHAAIEAAGVEESQRPAYLRALAGLAASGTIEPRPTT from the coding sequence GTGGCGGCTGCTTCCGACGCCGGGTCCGCGCAGGCCGCGGACCCGGCGTTCGACCCCTCGCAGCCGTTCCGCTGCAGCCCGAGCGTGGCGCTGCGCCCCGAGCCCTTCGGCGCGCTGGTCTACCACTTCGGGACGCGCAAGCTGTCGTTCCTGAAGACGCTGCCGCTCGTCGAGGTCGTCCGCGGCCTGGAGCACCACCCCGACGTGCACGCCGCCATCGAGGCAGCGGGCGTCGAGGAGTCGCAGCGTCCCGCCTACCTCCGTGCACTCGCCGGCCTGGCCGCCAGCGGCACGATCGAACCCCGCCCCACCACCTGA
- a CDS encoding VWA domain-containing protein, giving the protein MENALHRFVRLLRLRGMRISIPEALDAMACAAQPGMMADKEQLRAALRVALVKDRRDEEVFDDIFDRFFALVKVGDDATGHGHGHGHGDLSDTGELESFTLSEEPSNTPEQGHEHGKPADIRDYFDPDDLAQQYNLHQEANKIDMAAMTDEIVLSKDSQGIDGEGQRVQIETDSLHNAGMPGDISQQQGTKVDADLSVAQQEMLLGWLNSTDGESQDGTEDDAAALRRRMTGVLAGLPEALKKHLEALMALENKVVEGAEAEKVREVDRVGEHERMELEESIRRLAHTLHGGLTHKRKVSSRGRIDSGRTMRRNMRFDGIPFSPITVTRSEDKPRLVILADVSLSVRATARFTLHLVHGLQNLFGQVRAFAFVADMVEVTDLFEDHPVEQALGLIFGGDVLDVDANSDYGKAFGTFQEEYASAVNRRSTVIVLGDGRGNGNDPNTEAFAEITRRARETIWLTPEPRYSWGLGACDLPEYAEYCSRVRVVRDLSGLETAAHEMAAELVGR; this is encoded by the coding sequence ATGGAGAACGCGCTGCACCGCTTCGTCCGGCTCCTGCGGCTGCGCGGGATGCGCATCTCGATCCCCGAGGCCCTCGACGCGATGGCGTGCGCCGCGCAGCCCGGGATGATGGCCGACAAGGAGCAGCTCCGCGCCGCCCTGCGCGTCGCACTGGTCAAGGACCGGCGCGACGAGGAGGTCTTCGACGACATCTTCGACCGCTTCTTCGCGCTGGTGAAGGTCGGTGACGACGCGACCGGGCACGGCCACGGGCACGGCCACGGCGACCTCTCCGACACCGGCGAGCTCGAGTCGTTCACGCTGTCGGAGGAGCCGAGCAACACCCCCGAGCAGGGCCACGAGCACGGCAAGCCGGCCGACATCCGCGACTACTTCGACCCCGACGACCTGGCGCAGCAGTACAACCTGCACCAGGAGGCCAACAAGATCGACATGGCCGCGATGACCGACGAGATCGTGCTGTCCAAGGACAGCCAGGGCATCGACGGCGAGGGCCAGCGCGTCCAGATCGAGACCGACAGCCTGCACAACGCCGGCATGCCCGGCGACATCTCCCAGCAGCAGGGCACGAAGGTCGACGCCGACCTGTCGGTCGCGCAGCAGGAGATGCTGCTGGGCTGGCTGAACTCCACCGACGGCGAGTCGCAGGACGGCACCGAGGACGACGCCGCGGCCCTGCGCCGCCGCATGACCGGCGTGCTCGCCGGCCTCCCCGAGGCGCTCAAGAAGCACCTCGAGGCGCTGATGGCGCTGGAGAACAAGGTCGTCGAGGGGGCGGAGGCGGAGAAGGTCCGCGAGGTCGACCGCGTCGGGGAGCACGAGCGGATGGAGCTCGAGGAGTCGATCCGCCGGCTCGCGCACACGCTGCACGGCGGGCTGACGCACAAGCGCAAGGTCTCCAGCCGCGGGCGCATCGACTCCGGACGCACGATGCGCCGCAACATGCGCTTCGACGGCATCCCGTTCTCCCCGATCACCGTCACGCGCTCGGAGGACAAGCCGCGGCTGGTGATCCTGGCCGACGTGTCGCTGTCGGTGCGGGCAACGGCCCGGTTCACGCTGCACCTGGTCCACGGGCTGCAGAACCTGTTCGGCCAGGTGCGCGCGTTCGCCTTCGTGGCCGACATGGTCGAGGTCACCGACCTGTTCGAGGACCACCCCGTCGAGCAGGCCCTGGGCCTGATCTTCGGCGGCGACGTCCTCGACGTGGACGCCAACTCCGACTACGGCAAGGCCTTCGGCACGTTCCAGGAGGAGTACGCCTCGGCCGTCAACCGGCGGTCCACCGTGATCGTCCTGGGCGACGGGCGCGGCAACGGCAACGACCCCAACACCGAGGCGTTCGCCGAGATCACCCGTCGCGCGCGGGAGACGATCTGGCTCACCCCGGAGCCCCGCTACTCGTGGGGCCTCGGTGCGTGCGACCTGCCCGAGTACGCCGAGTACTGCTCCCGGGTGCGGGTGGTCCGCGACCTCTCCGGCCTGGAGACCGCGGCGCACGAGATGGCGGCGGAGCTCGTGGGGCGCTGA
- a CDS encoding AAA family ATPase has protein sequence MFESGTGQFDSVDEVVDALGEQGYIADSRLATTVFLVNRLDKPLLIEGPAGVGKTELAKALAKATGRRLLRLQCYEGQDETKALYEWDYGKQLLYTQILREKIGQVVADAPTLEDAVDRIGAQESVFFSERFLASRPLLEAIRSDEPVVLLIDEVDRADEALEAVLLETLAEYQVSVPEVGTFTTKTPPYVVLTSNNTRDLSAALKRRCLHLFLDYPTAERELEIVRSKKTGLPDALAEQLVGIVRGLRQLELRKSPSISETIDWARTLAVLGVEELNATILSDTVSVVVKYDKDVRKAIGALPTLVDPNATVPEKGHGHGHGHGHGHDDQDAPAPASRQSSARDDDEDEDDGGRAVRAAKDTPGRFGNTYGSNPLGGDTGAKPITPPKVPAERGTRSFGAGLGRKRAL, from the coding sequence GTGTTCGAGTCCGGCACTGGACAGTTCGATTCCGTCGACGAGGTCGTCGACGCCCTGGGCGAGCAGGGCTACATCGCCGACAGCCGCCTCGCCACCACCGTGTTCCTGGTCAACCGACTCGACAAGCCGCTGCTGATCGAGGGGCCGGCCGGCGTCGGCAAGACGGAGCTGGCCAAGGCGCTCGCGAAGGCCACGGGCCGGCGCCTGCTGCGCCTGCAGTGCTACGAGGGCCAGGACGAGACCAAGGCCCTCTACGAGTGGGACTACGGCAAGCAGCTGCTCTACACCCAGATCCTGCGCGAGAAGATCGGCCAGGTCGTCGCCGACGCCCCCACGCTGGAGGACGCGGTCGACCGCATCGGCGCCCAGGAGAGCGTGTTCTTCTCCGAGCGCTTCCTCGCCTCGCGTCCCCTGCTGGAGGCCATCCGCTCCGACGAGCCGGTCGTCCTGCTGATCGACGAGGTCGACCGCGCGGACGAGGCGCTCGAGGCGGTGCTGCTGGAGACGCTGGCCGAGTACCAGGTCTCCGTGCCCGAGGTCGGCACCTTCACCACGAAGACCCCGCCCTACGTCGTCCTGACCAGCAACAACACCCGTGACCTGTCGGCCGCGCTCAAGCGCCGCTGCCTGCACCTGTTCCTCGACTACCCCACCGCCGAGCGCGAGCTGGAGATCGTCCGGAGCAAGAAGACCGGGCTGCCGGACGCGCTCGCCGAGCAGCTCGTCGGGATCGTCCGCGGGCTGCGCCAGCTCGAGCTGCGCAAGTCGCCCTCGATCTCGGAGACGATCGACTGGGCCCGCACGCTCGCCGTGCTGGGCGTCGAGGAGCTCAACGCGACGATCCTGTCCGACACCGTCTCGGTCGTCGTCAAGTACGACAAGGACGTGCGCAAGGCGATCGGCGCGCTGCCGACGCTCGTCGACCCGAACGCCACCGTTCCCGAGAAGGGCCACGGACACGGTCACGGGCACGGCCACGGGCACGACGACCAGGACGCGCCCGCGCCGGCGTCGCGGCAGTCCTCCGCGCGTGACGACGACGAGGACGAGGACGACGGGGGCCGCGCGGTGCGCGCGGCCAAGGACACCCCCGGGCGCTTCGGCAACACCTACGGCAGCAACCCGCTCGGCGGCGACACCGGCGCGAAGCCGATCACCCCGCCCAAGGTGCCCGCCGAGCGCGGCACCCGCAGCTTCGGCGCGGGCCTGGGCCGGAAGCGCGCGCTGTGA
- the mftC gene encoding mycofactocin radical SAM maturase (MftC is a radical SAM/SPASM enzyme that catalyzes the first two steps in biosynthesis of the electron carrier mycofactocin from the terminal Val-Tyr dipeptide of the precursor peptide MftA.): protein MKLVDHFQYGLNSPICLTWELTYACNLACVHCLSSSGRRDPRELTTAEAKGVIDELQKMQVFYINIGGGEPTVRPDFWELLDYSIDHNVGVKFSTNGIKLDKQRSQQLARTDYVDVQISLDGATAEVNDHVRGPGSYDTAIRALENLAEAGFGQPKISVVMTRQNVDQLDEFKSIADKYNAQLRITRLRPSGRGADVWDELHPLPSQQKQMYDWLVAKGDSVLTGDSFFHLSAFGEALPGLNLCGAGRVVCLIDPVGDVYACPFAIHENFLAGNLRSPGGFQEIWENSELFTELRQPQTGGACASCMHYDSCQGGCMAAKFFTGLPLDGPDPECVRGFGEQALAARDGVEIPKSDVDHSRSAPRNSRTPKAPVMLQIGMGRPDKSCDPSPLAAPAALTQASARA, encoded by the coding sequence GTGAAGCTGGTCGACCACTTCCAGTACGGCCTGAACTCCCCGATCTGCCTGACCTGGGAGCTCACCTACGCCTGCAACCTCGCCTGCGTGCACTGCCTGTCGTCCTCGGGCCGCCGCGACCCCCGCGAGCTGACCACCGCCGAGGCCAAGGGCGTCATCGACGAGCTGCAGAAGATGCAGGTCTTCTACATCAACATCGGCGGCGGCGAGCCCACGGTCCGGCCCGACTTCTGGGAGCTGCTCGACTACTCGATCGACCACAACGTCGGCGTCAAGTTCTCGACCAACGGGATCAAGCTCGACAAGCAGCGGTCGCAGCAGCTCGCCCGCACCGACTACGTCGACGTGCAGATCTCGCTCGACGGCGCCACCGCCGAGGTCAACGACCACGTCCGCGGCCCCGGCTCGTACGACACCGCGATCCGCGCGCTGGAGAACCTCGCCGAGGCCGGGTTCGGCCAGCCGAAGATCTCCGTCGTCATGACGCGCCAGAACGTCGACCAGCTCGACGAGTTCAAGTCGATCGCCGACAAGTACAACGCCCAGCTGCGGATCACGCGGCTGCGCCCGTCGGGCCGCGGCGCGGACGTGTGGGACGAGCTGCACCCGCTGCCCTCGCAGCAGAAGCAGATGTACGACTGGCTCGTGGCCAAGGGCGACTCGGTGCTCACCGGCGACTCGTTCTTCCACCTCTCCGCGTTCGGCGAGGCCCTGCCCGGGCTCAACCTGTGCGGCGCGGGGCGCGTGGTCTGCCTGATCGACCCGGTCGGCGACGTCTACGCCTGCCCGTTCGCGATCCACGAGAACTTCCTGGCCGGCAACCTGCGCTCGCCGGGCGGCTTCCAGGAGATCTGGGAGAACTCGGAGCTGTTCACCGAGCTGCGCCAGCCTCAGACCGGTGGTGCCTGCGCCTCCTGCATGCACTACGACTCGTGCCAGGGCGGGTGCATGGCGGCCAAGTTCTTCACCGGCCTCCCGCTCGACGGGCCCGACCCGGAGTGCGTCCGCGGGTTCGGCGAGCAGGCGCTGGCGGCGCGCGACGGGGTCGAGATCCCGAAGTCCGACGTCGACCACTCGCGCTCGGCGCCGCGGAACTCCCGCACGCCCAAGGCCCCGGTGATGCTGCAGATCGGCATGGGCCGCCCCGACAAGTCGTGCGACCCGAGCCCGCTCGCGGCGCCCGCGGCGCTGACGCAGGCGTCGGCGCGAGCCTGA
- a CDS encoding iron-siderophore ABC transporter substrate-binding protein has protein sequence MITRRSLLTGAGALGLGAALAGCAGGTTAPPQASTRTITHKLGTTEISGTPQRVVTMGLTEQDYVLALGVTPVGVREWFGGRPGALWPWAAERADGVPEVLAVTEPSYEQVAALAPDLVLGVNYSMTPEEYATLSAIAPTVGPPVGHADYGAPWQVITEVVGTALGREEQAAALVAPVEQGFADLRSTIPAGRTGLLAARLEDGTYYAYAEGPAPAFLADLGLALPPAAEALFTGPDRPPVELSPEQLGVLDADVLVLGLYGAFATTGTVDDPVFGNLRVAREGRAILLPEQSTTNGALSFGSVLSLPVALAEMRPRLAAALDGDPATAVPPA, from the coding sequence GTGATCACCCGCCGTTCGCTGCTCACCGGCGCCGGAGCACTGGGACTCGGCGCCGCACTCGCCGGCTGCGCGGGCGGCACCACCGCGCCGCCGCAGGCGAGCACCCGCACGATCACGCACAAGCTCGGCACCACCGAGATCAGCGGTACCCCGCAGCGGGTCGTGACCATGGGGCTCACCGAGCAGGACTACGTGCTCGCGCTCGGCGTCACCCCGGTCGGGGTGCGGGAGTGGTTCGGCGGGCGCCCGGGCGCCCTGTGGCCGTGGGCCGCGGAGCGCGCCGACGGCGTGCCGGAGGTGCTGGCGGTGACCGAGCCGAGCTACGAGCAGGTCGCCGCGCTCGCGCCCGACCTGGTCCTGGGCGTCAACTACTCGATGACCCCGGAGGAGTACGCGACGCTGAGCGCGATCGCCCCGACCGTCGGCCCGCCTGTCGGGCACGCCGACTACGGCGCCCCGTGGCAGGTGATCACCGAGGTCGTCGGCACCGCGCTCGGGCGCGAGGAGCAGGCGGCCGCGCTGGTGGCGCCGGTCGAGCAGGGGTTCGCCGACCTGCGGTCGACGATCCCCGCAGGGCGCACCGGGCTGCTCGCCGCCCGGCTGGAGGACGGCACCTACTACGCCTACGCCGAGGGCCCCGCGCCCGCGTTCCTGGCCGACCTCGGCCTCGCTCTCCCACCCGCAGCCGAGGCCCTGTTCACCGGCCCGGACCGGCCGCCGGTGGAGCTGAGCCCCGAGCAGCTCGGCGTGCTCGACGCCGACGTGCTCGTCCTCGGCCTCTACGGCGCGTTCGCCACCACCGGCACCGTCGACGACCCGGTGTTCGGGAACCTGCGCGTCGCGCGCGAGGGGCGGGCGATCCTGCTGCCCGAGCAGAGCACCACCAACGGCGCGCTGTCCTTCGGGTCGGTCCTGAGCCTGCCCGTCGCGCTGGCGGAGATGCGCCCGCGCCTGGCCGCGGCGCTCGACGGCGACCCGGCGACGGCGGTGCCGCCGGCCTGA
- a CDS encoding DUF952 domain-containing protein — MTDVLLHLATTAEWRTHLGRGEVRPSVAEFVHLSGPDQVALPAQRLFAGRADVNLLVLDPARIGVEVRYEPGLPTDPASMLFPHAYGPVPASAVLAVLPYRPEFTAPVLPALDAAGRAVAVLTSVLRRTATSEEPVTGGIAVRTASVPRSNQHNQLLVNGPADAAAVAADAARVLGDRPRPAALLVGDHLEDTAAALAAAGHTVGALTVMAAPAGGPSSPGVRTVDPDELRPFRDAAWRRAVPDVDAESLAQLSDRWLREAEVVDLRCLAVEHDGAVVAAAVLEVDGATAVLDAVETDPAHRRRGHGDALLAEALAQAGDAGCDLVVLEADAAAHPRHWYARRGFREVARAWQATLSY, encoded by the coding sequence GTGACCGACGTCCTGCTGCACCTCGCCACCACCGCCGAATGGCGGACGCACCTCGGGCGCGGGGAGGTCCGCCCGTCCGTCGCGGAGTTCGTGCACCTGTCCGGGCCCGACCAGGTGGCCCTCCCGGCGCAGCGGCTGTTCGCCGGGCGGGCCGACGTGAACCTGCTCGTGCTCGACCCCGCGCGGATCGGCGTCGAGGTCCGGTACGAGCCCGGCCTGCCCACCGACCCCGCCTCGATGCTGTTCCCGCACGCCTACGGCCCGGTGCCGGCGTCGGCGGTGCTGGCGGTCCTGCCCTACCGGCCGGAGTTCACGGCCCCGGTGCTCCCCGCGCTCGACGCCGCGGGCCGCGCCGTCGCGGTGCTGACGTCGGTCCTGCGCCGCACCGCCACGTCGGAGGAGCCGGTGACGGGCGGGATCGCGGTGCGGACGGCGTCGGTGCCCCGCTCGAACCAGCACAACCAGCTGCTCGTGAACGGGCCGGCCGACGCCGCGGCGGTGGCCGCCGACGCCGCCCGCGTCCTGGGCGACCGCCCCCGACCTGCGGCGCTGCTGGTCGGCGACCACCTGGAGGACACCGCGGCCGCGCTCGCCGCGGCCGGCCACACCGTCGGCGCGCTGACCGTGATGGCCGCTCCGGCGGGCGGCCCCTCCTCCCCCGGCGTGCGCACCGTCGACCCCGACGAGCTGCGCCCGTTCCGCGACGCCGCGTGGCGCCGCGCGGTCCCCGACGTGGACGCGGAGTCCCTGGCCCAGCTGTCCGACCGCTGGCTGCGCGAGGCCGAGGTCGTCGACCTGCGGTGCCTGGCGGTCGAGCACGACGGGGCCGTCGTCGCGGCGGCGGTGCTCGAGGTCGACGGGGCGACGGCCGTGCTCGACGCCGTCGAGACCGACCCCGCGCACCGCCGCCGCGGCCACGGCGACGCACTGCTGGCCGAGGCGCTGGCGCAGGCGGGCGACGCGGGCTGCGACCTCGTGGTGCTCGAGGCCGACGCCGCCGCGCACCCCCGGCACTGGTACGCCCGCCGGGGCTTCCGCGAGGTGGCCCGCGCGTGGCAGGCCACCCTGTCGTACTGA